From Carettochelys insculpta isolate YL-2023 chromosome 8, ASM3395843v1, whole genome shotgun sequence, a single genomic window includes:
- the STK36 gene encoding serine/threonine-protein kinase 36 isoform X2 has product MASRGVRAAATCETRPGGVWPSRGLNPGPLSRARPRLTCGALHRQAGAPTMERYHVLEVIGEGSFGRVYKGRRKYSAQVVALKFIPKVGRSEKELKNLQREIEIMRGLHHPNIVQMLDSFETEKEVVVVTDYAEGELFQILEDDGSLPEDQVQAIASQLVSALYYLHSHRILHRDMKPQNILLGKGGLVKLCDFGFARAMSINTMVLTSIKGTPLYMAPELVQEKPYDHTADLWSVGCILYELFVGTPPFYTTSIFQLVSLIIKDPVKWPKTMSPSFKSFLQGLLMKDPGQRLSWPELLYHPFIAGQVTMIDDMEQHGIANPFTSKLPPELQVLKEKQAHSLAPRSGQSKILRKARQKMAEAAWRKEQRKADTPSKKEAGRGGLGHRPEAALREREETGCALGSPAGNKNHTILGEGPDEAAWETTEPPPTPREHRITQDYEREFPAAEQGTPRQAGGSKVGPRSRRSIETVDLENEELDSDDEWQHLIEATDPSTMQLSTPLSLLGDPAFVQRLRARLQDSSQQVLEGMLEGASHLRPVLRVVGNLLTTKCDSELLCSFCQATDIPRFLLHLVGQILGSARSMQQPWCLTLLADLVGVTTAYFTSDPHQERGQGRSLQVFQEAAAGFLSLLPKLLAQPADGEMRLCEQSTMCFTVLCDCMDSSSPSVSGPFYASLVTEWRLLLDAILHRATPEQPAPEEPAQEVRSAQEQDKCAADIFTAALTAVCSLPVGCKGNQEAKKQVACQVAEKLMEENSQLLVRFLAGLERPACSLNVLKVLYACGHASKGLCHLLAKGQQVPSSLARLVKGEVPMAEQLRVQACEASLHLLSLLMLQVQAVPPWLDLVVSDATEIFTRSAVASLTSAAGFLLAHLGQHGVAVEVGPEEAMSAMTNALTAPAEMHLPPPMGAGLYDGLMLLLLQLLAQGDVVVLQGFAGSELWNAVWRRGAGALRLAAEQPAMEGDAPRPGQPTAEPDWILISPQGTELFLSLALAVFTREPHQCLHQLAVPGSVIVATLNQLLALDFLGHLAHTQVREDGDPELVPSVVLQACQLLCFPFSLDVDTQTLWCIMKALRDSELPAHLLQVCCHHLPLSETALPMSLLCHLVLSDEGVIDQLVGAAAASDRATAFLSAILRSDSPALTMDLLCLLTHVARARPAHLPFLQQILAGSDSDYQVLSRLLCHQEHTIRAKVCNLVGNLLRHGLDFPRALQSQAGLLERLLERLSDQDERVRRSASFAVGNAAYQDGSLPRALGKAVPGMVRLLRDPQAKTRCNAASALGNLGRQAAELGDMLIQNKAPQHLLDLACHDPQPDVQEAALIALRSISQQPKMHQVLVSLKASEKLLALSTRDTQSSFRGSPRPSSAHHCRRLIYLLRPSHSA; this is encoded by the exons gtggtggtggtgacggACTACGCGGAGGGGGAGCTCTTCCAGATCTTGGAGGATGATGGGAGTCTGCCAGAGGACCAG GTTCAGGCCATCGCCTCCCAGCTGGTCTCTGCCCTCTACTACCTCCACTCACACCGGATCCTGCACCGCGACATGAAGCCCCAGAACATCCTGCTGGGCAAAGGGGGCCTAGTCAAGCTCTGTGACTTCGG ATTTGCTCGTGCCATGAGCATCAACACCATGGTGCTGACGTCCATCAAGGGCACCCCACTGTACATGGCCCCCGAGCTGGTGCAGGAGAAGCCCTATGACCACACAGCTGACCTGTGGTCTGTGGGCTGCATTTTGTACGAGCTCTTCGTGGGGACCCCGCCCTTCTACACCACCAGCATCTTCCAGCTGGTCAGCCTCATCATCAAGGACCCCGTCAAGTGGCCCAAAACCATGAGCCCTTCGTTCAAG AGCTTCCTGCAAGGCCTGTTGATGAAGGACCCTGGCCAGCGCCTGTCCTGGCCAGAGCTGCTGTATCACCCCTTCATCGCAGGCCAGGTGACCA TGATCGATGACATGGAGCAACACGGGATCGCGAATCCCTTCACCAGTAAGCTgcctccggagctgcaggtgctgaagGAGAAGCAGGCTCACTCGCTGGCCCCTAGGAGTGGCCAGTCCAAGATCCTGAGGAAGGCGCGACAGAAGATGGCTGAGGCGGCTTGGAGGAAG gagcagcgGAAGGCAGACACTCCATCTAAAAaggaggcaggcagaggaggCTTGGGGCACAGACCCGAGGCAGCTCTCAGGGAGCGGGAGGAGACAGGCTGCGCTCTGGGCTCCCCCGCTGGAAACAAGAACCACACCATCCTGGGAGAGGGGCCTGATGAGGCAGCGTGGGAGACAACTGAGCCTCCGCCTACGCCGCG GGAACACCGGATCACTCAGGATTATGAACGGGAGTTCCCAGCGGCGGAACAGGGGActcccaggcaggctgggggcagcaaggTGGGACCACGAAGCAGGCGCAGCATTGAGACCGTGGACCTGGAGAATGAG GAACTGGACAGCGATGATGAATGGCAGCATCTGATTGAGGCCACGGACCCCTCAACCATGCAGCTGAGCACACCCCTGAGCCTTCTGGGGGACCCAGCCTTCGTGCAGCGCCTCCGGGCCCGGCTGcaggactccagccagcag GTGCTGGAGGGGATGTTGGAGGGAGCATCTCATCTCCGCCCGGTCCTCCGCGTTGTGGGCAACCTGCTCACCACCAAGTGTGACTCAGAGCTTCTCTGCAGCTTCTGCCAGGCCACAGACATCCCTCGTTTCCTGCTGCACCTGGTTGGGCAGATCCTGGGGAGTGCCCGCAGCATGCag cagccctggtgccTCACGCTGCTGGCAGATCTGGTCGGTGTGACAACGGCCTATTTCACCAGTGACCCCCACCAGGAGCGTGGCCAGGGGAGAAG cctgcaggtTTTCCAGGAGGCAGCGGCTGGcttcctctccctgctgcccAAGCTGCTAGCCCAGCCAGCCGACGGCGAGATGAGGCTCTGCGAACAAAGCACCATG TGCTTCACCGTGCTCTGCGACTGCAtggacagcagcagcccctcTGTGTCAGGCCCCTTCTACGCCAGTCTGGTCACCGAGTGGCGCCTCCTGCTGGATGCGATCCTCCACAGGGCCACCCCTGAGCAGCCTGCTCCGGAAG agccagcccaggaGGTGAGATCAGCACAGGAGCAGGACAAGTGTGCGGCCGATATCTTCACAGCAGCACTGACCGCTGTTTGCAGCCTCCCCGTGGGATGCAAGGGGAACCAGGAGGCCAAGAAGCAG GTCGCCTGCCAAGTGGCTGAGAAACTGATGGAAGAAAACAGTCAGCTGCTGGTGAGGTTCCTGGCGGGACTCGAgcgcccagcctgctccctgaaCGTGCTCAAG GTGTTGTACGCCTGCGGCCATGCCAGTAAAGGCCTGTGTCATCTGCTGGCGAAGGGGCAGCAAGTGCCGAGCTCCCTGGCCCGGCTGGTGAAGGGCGAG GTGCCTATGGCGGAGCAGCTGCGGGTGCAAGCATGTGAGGCCTCacttcacctgctgtccctgctcaTGCTCCAGGTGCAGGCTGTCCCCCCCTG GCTGGACCTAGTGGTGAGCGATGCCACTGAGATCTTCACCCGATCAGCTGTCGCGTCTCTCACC agCGCGGCGGGATTCCTGCTGGCTCATCTCGGCCAGCATGGGGTGGCCGTCGAGGTGGGGCCCGAGGAAGCCATGTCGGCCATGACGAATGCGCTCACCGCACCTGCTGAG AtgcacctgcccccacccatggGTGCCGGCCTTTATGATGGGCTCATGCttctcctgctgcagcttctggccCAG GGCGATGTGGTGGTGCTCCAGGGCTTTGCCGGCTCAGAGCTGTGGAACGCCGTGTGGCGCCGGGGTGCCGGGGCGCTGCGCTTGGCTGCCGAGCAGCCGGCGATGGAGGGTGACGCGCCtcggccaggccagcccactgcGGAGCCAGACTGGATCCTCATCTCCCCGCAAG GCACCGAGCTGTTCCTCAGCCTGGCCCTCGCCGTCTTCACGCGGGAGCCCCACCAGTGCCTTCATCAGCTCGCCGTCCCCGGCAGCGTCATCGTGGCAACCTTGAACCAGCTGCTCGCCCTCGATTTCCTGGGTCACCTGGCTCACAC GCAGGTGCGGGAAGATGGCGACCCCGAGCTGGTCCcttctgtggtgctccaggcctgccagctgctctgcttCCCCTTCTCCTTGGATGTAGACACTCAGACCCTCTGGTGCATCATGAAGGCCCTGAGAGACTCCGAGCTCCCTGCCCATCTGCTCCAG gtctgctgccaccacctgcctCTCTCAGAGACTGCGCTTCCCATGAGCCTCCTGTGCCACCTTGTGCTGTCCGACGAGGGGGTCATCGACCAGCTGGTGGGGGCAGCCGCAGCCTCCGACCGCGCTACTGCCTTCCTGTCGGCCATCTTGCGTTCAGACAGCCCAGCGCTCACCATGGACCTGCTCTGTCTCCTGACCCACGTGGCCCGGGCTCGTCCCGCTCACCTGCCGTTCCTGCAGCAGATCCTGGCTGGCTCGGACTCAGACTACCAGGTGCTGAGCCGCCTGCTGTGCCACCAGGAGCACACAATCCGCGCCAAAGTCTGCAACCTGGTGGGCAACCTCCTGCGGCATGGCCTGGACTTCCCCCGGGCACTGCAGAGCCAGGCGGGCCTGCTGGAGCGCCTGCTGGAGCGCCTTTCGGACCAGGACGAGCGCGTGCGCAGGTCGGCCAGCTTCGCGGTGGGCAATGCCGCCTACCAGGACGGCTCTCTCCCCCGTGCCCTGGGCAAAGCCGTGCCCGGCATGGTGAGGCTTCTGAGGGACCCCCAGGCCAAAACCCGGTGTAATGCTGCCTCAGCTCTGGGCAacttgggcaggcaggcagcagagctgggggacatGCTGATCCAGAATAAAGCCCCACAACACCTGCTGGACTTGGCCTGCCACGACCCCCAGCCAGACGTGCAGGAGGCAGCACTGATCGCCCTGCGGTCCATCAGCCAGCAGCCCAAGATGCACCAG GTGCTGGTGTCTCTCAAGGCCAGCGAGAAGCTGCTGGCACTTTCCACTCGCGACACTCAGTCCAGTTTCCGTGGGAGCCCCCGACCGTCGTCAGCTCATCACTGCAGGAGGCTCATCTACCTTCTGAGGCCTTCACACAGTGCCTGA
- the STK36 gene encoding serine/threonine-protein kinase 36 isoform X1 translates to MASRGVRAAATCETRPGGVWPSRGLNPGPLSRARPRLTCGALHRQAGAPTMERYHVLEVIGEGSFGRVYKGRRKYSAQVVALKFIPKVGRSEKELKNLQREIEIMRGLHHPNIVQMLDSFETEKEVVVVTDYAEGELFQILEDDGSLPEDQVQAIASQLVSALYYLHSHRILHRDMKPQNILLGKGGLVKLCDFGFARAMSINTMVLTSIKGTPLYMAPELVQEKPYDHTADLWSVGCILYELFVGTPPFYTTSIFQLVSLIIKDPVKWPKTMSPSFKSFLQGLLMKDPGQRLSWPELLYHPFIAGQVTMIDDMEQHGIANPFTSKLPPELQVLKEKQAHSLAPRSGQSKILRKARQKMAEAAWRKEQRKADTPSKKEAGRGGLGHRPEAALREREETGCALGSPAGNKNHTILGEGPDEAAWETTEPPPTPREHRITQDYEREFPAAEQGTPRQAGGSKVGPRSRRSIETVDLENEELDSDDEWQHLIEATDPSTMQLSTPLSLLGDPAFVQRLRARLQDSSQQVLEGMLEGASHLRPVLRVVGNLLTTKCDSELLCSFCQATDIPRFLLHLVGQILGSARSMQQPWCLTLLADLVGVTTAYFTSDPHQERGQGRSLQVFQEAAAGFLSLLPKLLAQPADGEMRLCEQSTMCFTVLCDCMDSSSPSVSGPFYASLVTEWRLLLDAILHRATPEQPAPEEPAQEVRSAQEQDKCAADIFTAALTAVCSLPVGCKGNQEAKKQVACQVAEKLMEENSQLLVRFLAGLERPACSLNVLKVLYACGHASKGLCHLLAKGQQVPSSLARLVKGEVPMAEQLRVQACEASLHLLSLLMLQVQAVPPWLDLVVSDATEIFTRSAVASLTSAAGFLLAHLGQHGVAVEVGPEEAMSAMTNALTAPAEMHLPPPMGAGLYDGLMLLLLQLLAQGDVVVLQGFAGSELWNAVWRRGAGALRLAAEQPAMEGDAPRPGQPTAEPDWILISPQGTELFLSLALAVFTREPHQCLHQLAVPGSVIVATLNQLLALDFLGHLAHTAWGSSFPCSPTLFQSAPSDEARQVREDGDPELVPSVVLQACQLLCFPFSLDVDTQTLWCIMKALRDSELPAHLLQVCCHHLPLSETALPMSLLCHLVLSDEGVIDQLVGAAAASDRATAFLSAILRSDSPALTMDLLCLLTHVARARPAHLPFLQQILAGSDSDYQVLSRLLCHQEHTIRAKVCNLVGNLLRHGLDFPRALQSQAGLLERLLERLSDQDERVRRSASFAVGNAAYQDGSLPRALGKAVPGMVRLLRDPQAKTRCNAASALGNLGRQAAELGDMLIQNKAPQHLLDLACHDPQPDVQEAALIALRSISQQPKMHQVLVSLKASEKLLALSTRDTQSSFRGSPRPSSAHHCRRLIYLLRPSHSA, encoded by the exons gtggtggtggtgacggACTACGCGGAGGGGGAGCTCTTCCAGATCTTGGAGGATGATGGGAGTCTGCCAGAGGACCAG GTTCAGGCCATCGCCTCCCAGCTGGTCTCTGCCCTCTACTACCTCCACTCACACCGGATCCTGCACCGCGACATGAAGCCCCAGAACATCCTGCTGGGCAAAGGGGGCCTAGTCAAGCTCTGTGACTTCGG ATTTGCTCGTGCCATGAGCATCAACACCATGGTGCTGACGTCCATCAAGGGCACCCCACTGTACATGGCCCCCGAGCTGGTGCAGGAGAAGCCCTATGACCACACAGCTGACCTGTGGTCTGTGGGCTGCATTTTGTACGAGCTCTTCGTGGGGACCCCGCCCTTCTACACCACCAGCATCTTCCAGCTGGTCAGCCTCATCATCAAGGACCCCGTCAAGTGGCCCAAAACCATGAGCCCTTCGTTCAAG AGCTTCCTGCAAGGCCTGTTGATGAAGGACCCTGGCCAGCGCCTGTCCTGGCCAGAGCTGCTGTATCACCCCTTCATCGCAGGCCAGGTGACCA TGATCGATGACATGGAGCAACACGGGATCGCGAATCCCTTCACCAGTAAGCTgcctccggagctgcaggtgctgaagGAGAAGCAGGCTCACTCGCTGGCCCCTAGGAGTGGCCAGTCCAAGATCCTGAGGAAGGCGCGACAGAAGATGGCTGAGGCGGCTTGGAGGAAG gagcagcgGAAGGCAGACACTCCATCTAAAAaggaggcaggcagaggaggCTTGGGGCACAGACCCGAGGCAGCTCTCAGGGAGCGGGAGGAGACAGGCTGCGCTCTGGGCTCCCCCGCTGGAAACAAGAACCACACCATCCTGGGAGAGGGGCCTGATGAGGCAGCGTGGGAGACAACTGAGCCTCCGCCTACGCCGCG GGAACACCGGATCACTCAGGATTATGAACGGGAGTTCCCAGCGGCGGAACAGGGGActcccaggcaggctgggggcagcaaggTGGGACCACGAAGCAGGCGCAGCATTGAGACCGTGGACCTGGAGAATGAG GAACTGGACAGCGATGATGAATGGCAGCATCTGATTGAGGCCACGGACCCCTCAACCATGCAGCTGAGCACACCCCTGAGCCTTCTGGGGGACCCAGCCTTCGTGCAGCGCCTCCGGGCCCGGCTGcaggactccagccagcag GTGCTGGAGGGGATGTTGGAGGGAGCATCTCATCTCCGCCCGGTCCTCCGCGTTGTGGGCAACCTGCTCACCACCAAGTGTGACTCAGAGCTTCTCTGCAGCTTCTGCCAGGCCACAGACATCCCTCGTTTCCTGCTGCACCTGGTTGGGCAGATCCTGGGGAGTGCCCGCAGCATGCag cagccctggtgccTCACGCTGCTGGCAGATCTGGTCGGTGTGACAACGGCCTATTTCACCAGTGACCCCCACCAGGAGCGTGGCCAGGGGAGAAG cctgcaggtTTTCCAGGAGGCAGCGGCTGGcttcctctccctgctgcccAAGCTGCTAGCCCAGCCAGCCGACGGCGAGATGAGGCTCTGCGAACAAAGCACCATG TGCTTCACCGTGCTCTGCGACTGCAtggacagcagcagcccctcTGTGTCAGGCCCCTTCTACGCCAGTCTGGTCACCGAGTGGCGCCTCCTGCTGGATGCGATCCTCCACAGGGCCACCCCTGAGCAGCCTGCTCCGGAAG agccagcccaggaGGTGAGATCAGCACAGGAGCAGGACAAGTGTGCGGCCGATATCTTCACAGCAGCACTGACCGCTGTTTGCAGCCTCCCCGTGGGATGCAAGGGGAACCAGGAGGCCAAGAAGCAG GTCGCCTGCCAAGTGGCTGAGAAACTGATGGAAGAAAACAGTCAGCTGCTGGTGAGGTTCCTGGCGGGACTCGAgcgcccagcctgctccctgaaCGTGCTCAAG GTGTTGTACGCCTGCGGCCATGCCAGTAAAGGCCTGTGTCATCTGCTGGCGAAGGGGCAGCAAGTGCCGAGCTCCCTGGCCCGGCTGGTGAAGGGCGAG GTGCCTATGGCGGAGCAGCTGCGGGTGCAAGCATGTGAGGCCTCacttcacctgctgtccctgctcaTGCTCCAGGTGCAGGCTGTCCCCCCCTG GCTGGACCTAGTGGTGAGCGATGCCACTGAGATCTTCACCCGATCAGCTGTCGCGTCTCTCACC agCGCGGCGGGATTCCTGCTGGCTCATCTCGGCCAGCATGGGGTGGCCGTCGAGGTGGGGCCCGAGGAAGCCATGTCGGCCATGACGAATGCGCTCACCGCACCTGCTGAG AtgcacctgcccccacccatggGTGCCGGCCTTTATGATGGGCTCATGCttctcctgctgcagcttctggccCAG GGCGATGTGGTGGTGCTCCAGGGCTTTGCCGGCTCAGAGCTGTGGAACGCCGTGTGGCGCCGGGGTGCCGGGGCGCTGCGCTTGGCTGCCGAGCAGCCGGCGATGGAGGGTGACGCGCCtcggccaggccagcccactgcGGAGCCAGACTGGATCCTCATCTCCCCGCAAG GCACCGAGCTGTTCCTCAGCCTGGCCCTCGCCGTCTTCACGCGGGAGCCCCACCAGTGCCTTCATCAGCTCGCCGTCCCCGGCAGCGTCATCGTGGCAACCTTGAACCAGCTGCTCGCCCTCGATTTCCTGGGTCACCTGGCTCACAC CGCCTGGGGCAGCTCTTTCCCTTGCTCTCCGACCCTCTTTCAATCTGCTCCCTCTGATGAGGCCAGGCAGGTGCGGGAAGATGGCGACCCCGAGCTGGTCCcttctgtggtgctccaggcctgccagctgctctgcttCCCCTTCTCCTTGGATGTAGACACTCAGACCCTCTGGTGCATCATGAAGGCCCTGAGAGACTCCGAGCTCCCTGCCCATCTGCTCCAG gtctgctgccaccacctgcctCTCTCAGAGACTGCGCTTCCCATGAGCCTCCTGTGCCACCTTGTGCTGTCCGACGAGGGGGTCATCGACCAGCTGGTGGGGGCAGCCGCAGCCTCCGACCGCGCTACTGCCTTCCTGTCGGCCATCTTGCGTTCAGACAGCCCAGCGCTCACCATGGACCTGCTCTGTCTCCTGACCCACGTGGCCCGGGCTCGTCCCGCTCACCTGCCGTTCCTGCAGCAGATCCTGGCTGGCTCGGACTCAGACTACCAGGTGCTGAGCCGCCTGCTGTGCCACCAGGAGCACACAATCCGCGCCAAAGTCTGCAACCTGGTGGGCAACCTCCTGCGGCATGGCCTGGACTTCCCCCGGGCACTGCAGAGCCAGGCGGGCCTGCTGGAGCGCCTGCTGGAGCGCCTTTCGGACCAGGACGAGCGCGTGCGCAGGTCGGCCAGCTTCGCGGTGGGCAATGCCGCCTACCAGGACGGCTCTCTCCCCCGTGCCCTGGGCAAAGCCGTGCCCGGCATGGTGAGGCTTCTGAGGGACCCCCAGGCCAAAACCCGGTGTAATGCTGCCTCAGCTCTGGGCAacttgggcaggcaggcagcagagctgggggacatGCTGATCCAGAATAAAGCCCCACAACACCTGCTGGACTTGGCCTGCCACGACCCCCAGCCAGACGTGCAGGAGGCAGCACTGATCGCCCTGCGGTCCATCAGCCAGCAGCCCAAGATGCACCAG GTGCTGGTGTCTCTCAAGGCCAGCGAGAAGCTGCTGGCACTTTCCACTCGCGACACTCAGTCCAGTTTCCGTGGGAGCCCCCGACCGTCGTCAGCTCATCACTGCAGGAGGCTCATCTACCTTCTGAGGCCTTCACACAGTGCCTGA